A genomic region of Pseudomonas migulae contains the following coding sequences:
- the rpsD gene encoding 30S ribosomal protein S4: protein MARYIGPKCKLARREGTDLFLKSGVRAIESKCNIEAAPGIHGQRRGRQSDYGTQLREKQKVRRIYGVLERQFSGYYKEAAGKKGATGENLLQLLECRLDNVVYRMGFGSTRAESRQLVSHKSVSVNGQTVNVPSYQVRAGDVVAIREKAKNQLRIVQALDLCAQRGRVEWVEVDTEKKSGVFKNVPARSDLSADINESLIVELYSK, encoded by the coding sequence ATGGCTCGTTACATTGGTCCAAAATGCAAACTCGCTCGTCGCGAAGGCACCGATCTCTTTCTGAAGAGCGGCGTGCGCGCGATCGAATCGAAGTGCAACATTGAAGCAGCACCTGGTATCCACGGCCAACGCCGCGGTCGCCAGTCCGATTACGGCACCCAACTGCGTGAAAAGCAGAAGGTCCGTCGTATCTACGGCGTTCTCGAGCGTCAATTCAGCGGCTACTACAAAGAAGCTGCTGGCAAGAAAGGTGCAACTGGTGAAAACCTGCTGCAACTGCTCGAATGCCGTCTGGACAACGTTGTATACCGTATGGGTTTTGGCTCTACTCGTGCCGAATCCCGTCAGCTGGTATCGCACAAATCCGTCAGCGTTAACGGTCAGACCGTAAACGTACCGTCTTACCAGGTTCGTGCTGGTGACGTGGTCGCGATTCGCGAGAAAGCAAAGAACCAACTTCGCATTGTCCAAGCTCTCGATCTGTGTGCCCAACGTGGCCGCGTAGAATGGGTAGAAGTAGACACTGAGAAGAAGTCGGGCGTTTTCAAGAACGTTCCAGCTCGCAGTGATCTGTCCGCCGACATCAACGAAAGCCTGATTGTCGAGCTCTACTCCAAGTAA
- the rpsK gene encoding 30S ribosomal protein S11, producing the protein MAKPAARPRKKVKKTVVDGIAHIHASFNNTIVTITDRQGNALSWATSGGSGFRGSRKSTPFAAQVAAERAGQAALEYGLKNLDVNVKGPGPGRESAVRALNGCGYKIASITDVTPIPHNGCRPPKKRRV; encoded by the coding sequence ATGGCTAAACCTGCTGCTCGTCCTCGTAAAAAAGTTAAAAAGACAGTGGTTGATGGCATCGCCCACATCCATGCTTCTTTTAACAACACAATCGTGACCATCACCGACCGTCAAGGCAACGCTCTTTCCTGGGCTACCTCCGGTGGTTCGGGTTTCCGCGGTTCCCGCAAGTCCACCCCGTTTGCTGCTCAAGTAGCTGCTGAACGTGCTGGTCAAGCTGCGCTGGAATACGGTCTGAAAAACCTCGACGTTAACGTCAAAGGTCCAGGCCCAGGTCGTGAATCTGCAGTCCGCGCTTTGAACGGCTGTGGCTACAAGATCGCCAGCATCACCGACGTGACGCCAATCCCGCACAACGGGTGCCGTCCGCCGAAGAAGCGCCGCGTGTAA
- the rpsM gene encoding 30S ribosomal protein S13 encodes MARIAGVNIPDNKHTVISLTYIYGVGRTTAQKICAVTGVNPAAKIKDLSDEQIEQLRGEVAKFTTEGDLRREINMKIKRLMDLGCYRGLRHRRGLPVRGQRTKTNARTRKGPRKPIRK; translated from the coding sequence ATGGCCCGTATTGCAGGCGTTAACATTCCAGATAACAAGCATACTGTTATCTCGCTGACCTACATCTATGGTGTTGGTCGCACTACTGCGCAGAAGATCTGTGCAGTGACTGGGGTAAACCCAGCCGCAAAGATCAAGGATCTGAGCGACGAGCAGATTGAACAGCTGCGTGGCGAAGTGGCGAAGTTCACCACTGAAGGTGACCTGCGTCGCGAAATCAACATGAAAATCAAGCGTTTGATGGACCTCGGTTGCTATCGCGGTCTGCGTCATCGTCGTGGTCTTCCAGTGCGCGGTCAGCGTACCAAGACTAACGCGCGTACCCGTAAAGGTCCGCGTAAGCCGATCCGCAAGTAA
- the rpmJ gene encoding 50S ribosomal protein L36 gives MKVRASVKKLCRNCKIIRREGVVRVICSAEPRHKQRQG, from the coding sequence ATGAAAGTTCGTGCATCGGTGAAAAAGCTGTGCCGTAACTGCAAGATTATTCGCCGCGAAGGTGTTGTTCGAGTAATTTGCAGCGCGGAACCGCGTCACAAACAGCGCCAAGGCTGA
- the secY gene encoding preprotein translocase subunit SecY encodes MAKQGALSALGKGGMSELWARLRFLFLAIIVYRIGAHIPVPGINPDRLADLFRQNEGTILSLFNMFSGGALERMSIFALGIMPYISASIIMQLMTAVSPQLEQLKKEGEAGRRKISQYTRYGTVVLALVQAIGMSIGLAGQGVAFTGDFGFHFVAVSTFVAGAMFMMWLGEQITERGVGNGISMLIFSGIVAGLPRAIGQSFESARQGDINIFALVAIGLLAVAIIGFVVFIERGQRRIAVHYAKRQQGRKVFAAQTSHLPLKVNMAGVIPAIFASSILLFPASLGAWFGQSEGMGWLQDISQSIAPGQPLNILLFSAGIIFFCFFYTALMFNPKDVAENLKKSGAFIPGIRPGEQSARYIDGVLTRLTMFGALYMTAVCLLPQFLVVAANVPFYLGGTSLLIVVVVVMDFMSQVQSHLVSHQYESLMKKANLKGYGSGMLR; translated from the coding sequence ATGGCTAAGCAAGGTGCTCTCTCTGCGCTCGGCAAAGGCGGTATGTCTGAACTCTGGGCTCGTCTGCGTTTTCTGTTCCTGGCGATTATCGTCTACCGAATAGGCGCACACATCCCGGTTCCAGGTATCAACCCGGACCGACTCGCGGACCTGTTTCGACAGAATGAGGGGACCATTCTTAGCTTGTTCAACATGTTTTCCGGCGGCGCGCTGGAGCGGATGAGCATCTTTGCACTGGGGATCATGCCGTACATTTCGGCATCGATCATCATGCAGCTGATGACCGCCGTCAGCCCGCAGCTGGAGCAGTTGAAGAAGGAAGGTGAAGCTGGCCGTCGCAAGATCAGCCAGTACACCCGCTACGGCACTGTCGTCCTCGCTCTTGTTCAGGCAATTGGCATGTCCATTGGTCTGGCGGGGCAGGGCGTTGCGTTCACTGGTGACTTTGGCTTCCATTTCGTCGCGGTATCCACTTTTGTGGCTGGTGCGATGTTCATGATGTGGCTGGGTGAGCAGATTACTGAGCGTGGTGTTGGCAACGGTATCTCGATGTTGATTTTTTCGGGTATCGTCGCCGGTCTTCCGAGAGCGATCGGGCAGTCTTTCGAGTCTGCACGTCAGGGTGATATCAACATCTTCGCCCTGGTTGCCATCGGTTTGCTGGCAGTAGCGATTATCGGTTTCGTGGTGTTCATTGAGCGTGGTCAGCGTCGTATTGCTGTTCACTACGCCAAGCGTCAGCAGGGCCGTAAGGTCTTCGCTGCGCAGACTAGCCACTTGCCGCTGAAGGTGAACATGGCCGGTGTTATTCCGGCCATTTTCGCGAGCAGCATTTTGCTGTTCCCGGCTTCGTTGGGTGCCTGGTTCGGCCAGTCTGAAGGTATGGGCTGGTTGCAGGACATCTCGCAGTCGATCGCTCCTGGTCAGCCGTTGAATATTCTGCTGTTTAGTGCAGGGATTATTTTCTTCTGCTTCTTCTATACGGCGTTGATGTTCAATCCGAAAGACGTAGCGGAAAACCTGAAGAAGTCCGGTGCCTTTATTCCGGGCATCCGTCCAGGTGAGCAGTCTGCGCGCTACATTGATGGCGTTCTGACTCGCTTGACCATGTTCGGTGCTCTTTACATGACGGCCGTGTGTCTGCTTCCCCAGTTCCTGGTGGTTGCGGCAAACGTACCGTTCTACCTTGGCGGGACCTCGTTGCTGATCGTCGTCGTGGTTGTGATGGACTTCATGTCCCAAGTACAATCGCACCTCGTTTCGCACCAGTACGAATCCCTGATGAAGAAAGCCAACCTGAAGGGTTACGGCAGCGGCATGTTGCGCTGA
- the rplO gene encoding 50S ribosomal protein L15: MKLNDLSPAPGSRREKHRPGRGIGSGLGKTGGRGHKGQSSRSGGTIAPGFEGGQQPLHRRLPKFGFVSLKAMDRAEVRLSELAKVEGDIVTVQSLKDANVINVNVQRVKIMLSGEVTRAVTIGKGIGATKGARAAIEAAGGKFEE, encoded by the coding sequence ATGAAACTCAATGATCTGAGTCCAGCGCCGGGTTCCCGTCGCGAAAAGCATCGTCCGGGCCGTGGTATCGGTAGTGGTTTGGGCAAGACCGGTGGCCGTGGCCACAAAGGTCAGTCCTCCCGCTCCGGTGGCACCATTGCTCCAGGCTTTGAAGGCGGTCAACAGCCGCTGCATCGTCGCCTGCCGAAGTTCGGTTTCGTTTCCCTGAAAGCCATGGATCGCGCAGAAGTGCGTTTGTCCGAGCTGGCTAAAGTGGAAGGCGACATCGTCACCGTGCAGTCCTTGAAAGATGCCAACGTGATCAACGTCAACGTACAGCGTGTGAAAATCATGCTGTCCGGCGAAGTGACTCGCGCTGTTACCATCGGAAAGGGAATCGGCGCCACCAAAGGTGCGCGTGCGGCTATCGAAGCAGCTGGCGGCAAGTTCGAGGAATAA
- the rpmD gene encoding 50S ribosomal protein L30 — MATVKVTLIKSMTGRIPNHKLCVKGLGLRRIGHTVEVLDTPENRGMINKAYYMLRVEG, encoded by the coding sequence ATGGCTACCGTTAAAGTTACGCTGATCAAAAGCATGACCGGCCGCATCCCTAACCACAAACTGTGCGTTAAGGGTCTGGGTCTGCGTCGCATCGGTCACACTGTAGAAGTACTTGATACTCCCGAGAATCGCGGGATGATCAACAAGGCTTACTACATGCTGCGTGTCGAGGGTTAA
- the rpsE gene encoding 30S ribosomal protein S5 has product MSNNDQKRDEGYIEKLVQVNRVAKTVKGGRIFTFTALTVVGDGKGRVGFGRGKSREVPAAIQKAMEAARRNMIQVDLNGTTLQYAMKSGHGASKVYMQPASEGTGIIAGGAMRAVLEVAGVQNVLAKCYGSTNPVNVVHATFKGLKAMQSPESIAAKRGKSVKEIF; this is encoded by the coding sequence ATGTCAAATAACGACCAAAAGCGCGACGAAGGCTACATTGAGAAGCTGGTTCAAGTTAACCGCGTAGCCAAAACCGTAAAAGGCGGCCGTATCTTCACTTTCACCGCGTTGACCGTGGTTGGTGATGGTAAAGGGCGTGTTGGCTTCGGCCGTGGCAAGTCACGTGAAGTGCCTGCTGCGATCCAGAAGGCAATGGAAGCTGCTCGTCGCAACATGATCCAAGTTGATCTGAACGGCACCACCCTGCAGTACGCAATGAAGTCCGGTCACGGCGCTTCGAAGGTGTACATGCAGCCTGCATCTGAAGGTACCGGTATCATCGCTGGCGGCGCTATGCGTGCTGTTCTCGAAGTTGCTGGCGTTCAGAACGTTCTGGCCAAGTGCTACGGCTCGACTAACCCGGTAAACGTGGTTCACGCCACTTTCAAAGGTTTGAAGGCTATGCAGTCTCCTGAATCCATTGCCGCCAAGCGTGGCAAAAGCGTCAAGGAGATCTTCTGA
- the rplR gene encoding 50S ribosomal protein L18 — MTDKKVTRLRRARKARLKMHELEVVRLCVFRSSQHIYAQVISADGNKVLASASTLDKELRDGATGNIDAATKVGQLVATRAKAAGVSQVAFDRSGFKYHGRVKALADAAREAGLEF, encoded by the coding sequence ATGACCGACAAAAAAGTTACTCGACTGCGTCGCGCTCGCAAAGCACGCCTGAAAATGCACGAACTCGAAGTCGTGCGTCTCTGCGTGTTCCGCTCGTCGCAGCACATCTACGCCCAGGTCATTTCGGCCGACGGCAACAAAGTCCTGGCATCTGCCTCGACTTTGGATAAAGAACTGCGTGATGGCGCCACTGGCAACATCGACGCGGCCACTAAGGTTGGCCAGCTGGTCGCTACGCGTGCTAAAGCCGCTGGCGTCTCGCAGGTGGCTTTCGACCGCTCTGGCTTCAAGTACCACGGCCGCGTCAAGGCGCTGGCTGATGCTGCTCGTGAAGCTGGGCTGGAGTTCTAA
- the rplF gene encoding 50S ribosomal protein L6, translated as MSRVAKNPVKLPAGVEVKFAGQQLSVKGAKGTLELNIHSSVEIVEEAGELRFAARNGDQQTRAMAGTTRALVNNMVQGVSQGFERKLQLVGVGYKAQAKGTVLNLALGFSHPVDYELPEGITAETPSQTDILIRGIDKQLVGQVAAEIRDFRPPEPYKGKGVRYADEVVRRKEAKKK; from the coding sequence ATGTCACGCGTCGCTAAGAACCCCGTTAAGCTGCCAGCCGGTGTCGAAGTAAAATTCGCAGGCCAACAGCTTTCGGTGAAGGGTGCCAAGGGCACTCTCGAACTGAACATCCATTCGTCCGTTGAGATCGTTGAAGAAGCTGGTGAGCTGCGTTTCGCTGCTCGCAATGGCGATCAACAAACTCGCGCAATGGCTGGTACCACTCGTGCGTTGGTAAACAACATGGTCCAAGGCGTAAGCCAAGGCTTCGAGCGTAAGCTCCAGCTGGTCGGTGTTGGTTACAAAGCGCAAGCAAAAGGCACAGTGCTGAACCTGGCTCTTGGCTTCTCGCACCCAGTGGATTATGAACTGCCGGAAGGCATCACCGCTGAGACTCCTAGCCAGACCGATATCCTGATCCGGGGTATCGATAAGCAGCTGGTAGGTCAAGTGGCCGCCGAGATCCGCGACTTCCGTCCACCAGAGCCGTACAAAGGCAAAGGTGTGCGCTACGCGGACGAAGTCGTCCGTCGTAAAGAAGCCAAGAAGAAGTAG
- the rpsH gene encoding 30S ribosomal protein S8, producing the protein MSMQDPLADMLTRIRNAQMAEKSVVSMPSSTLKVAVAKVLKDEGYIAGYQISSEIKPLLSIELKYFEGRPVIEEVKRVSRPGLRQYKSVDDLPKVRGGLGVSIVSTNKGVMTDRAARAAGVGGEVLCTVF; encoded by the coding sequence ATGAGTATGCAGGACCCGTTAGCGGACATGCTAACTCGAATCCGTAATGCCCAGATGGCTGAAAAGTCCGTCGTAAGCATGCCATCTTCTACTTTGAAGGTAGCTGTTGCCAAAGTCCTGAAGGACGAAGGTTACATTGCGGGTTATCAGATCAGCAGCGAAATCAAGCCACTGCTGTCCATCGAGCTGAAGTACTTCGAAGGCCGTCCGGTCATCGAGGAAGTGAAGCGCGTTAGCCGTCCAGGCCTGCGTCAGTACAAGTCCGTCGATGATCTGCCAAAAGTTCGTGGCGGTCTCGGTGTGTCTATCGTCTCCACCAACAAAGGTGTGATGACGGATCGTGCTGCGCGCGCTGCCGGTGTCGGCGGCGAAGTTCTTTGCACTGTGTTCTAA
- the rpsN gene encoding 30S ribosomal protein S14, with protein MAKMSMKNRELKRQLTVAKYAKKRAALKAIIVDLNASPEARWEATVALQKQPRDASASRMRNRCRLTGRPHGVYRKFGLGRNKLREAAMRGDVPGLVKASW; from the coding sequence ATGGCCAAGATGAGCATGAAAAACCGCGAGCTGAAGCGTCAGCTCACGGTTGCCAAGTACGCCAAAAAGCGTGCAGCACTGAAAGCTATCATCGTTGATCTGAACGCAAGTCCAGAAGCGCGTTGGGAAGCTACAGTAGCTCTGCAGAAGCAGCCACGTGACGCAAGCGCTTCGCGCATGCGTAACCGCTGCCGCCTGACCGGTCGTCCACACGGCGTTTACCGCAAGTTCGGCCTCGGCCGTAACAAACTGCGTGAAGCGGCAATGCGTGGTGACGTACCTGGTCTGGTTAAAGCCAGCTGGTAA
- the rplE gene encoding 50S ribosomal protein L5, with amino-acid sequence MARLKEIYWKEIAPKLKEELKLSNVMEVPRVTKITLNMGLGEAVGDKKVIEHAVADLEKITGQKVVVTYARKSIAGFKVREGWPIGVKVTLRRERMYEFLDRLLSISLPRVRDFRGLNAKSFDGRGNYSMGVKEQIIFPEIDYDKIDALRGLDITLTTTAKNDDEGRALLRAFKFPFRN; translated from the coding sequence ATGGCACGACTAAAAGAGATTTACTGGAAGGAAATCGCACCGAAGCTTAAGGAAGAACTTAAGCTTTCGAACGTGATGGAAGTTCCACGCGTTACCAAAATCACCCTGAACATGGGTCTGGGCGAAGCGGTCGGTGACAAAAAAGTCATCGAGCACGCTGTTGCTGACCTGGAAAAGATCACCGGCCAGAAAGTCGTTGTGACCTACGCTCGGAAATCCATCGCTGGCTTTAAAGTCCGTGAAGGTTGGCCGATCGGCGTCAAAGTGACCCTGCGCCGTGAGCGTATGTATGAATTCCTGGATCGTCTGCTGTCGATCTCCCTGCCTCGGGTTCGCGACTTCCGCGGCCTGAATGCCAAGTCCTTCGATGGTCGTGGTAACTACAGCATGGGCGTTAAAGAGCAGATCATCTTCCCGGAAATCGACTACGACAAGATCGATGCTCTCCGCGGTCTGGACATTACCCTGACCACCACTGCCAAGAACGATGATGAAGGTCGCGCCCTGTTGCGTGCTTTCAAATTCCCGTTCCGCAACTGA
- the rplX gene encoding 50S ribosomal protein L24: MQKIRRDDEIIVIAGKDKGKRGKVLKVLANNRLVIGGLNLVKRHTKPNPMSGVQGGIVEKEAPLDASNVAIFNGETNKADRVGFKVEDGKKIRVFKSTQKAVDA; encoded by the coding sequence ATGCAAAAGATTCGTCGTGACGACGAGATCATCGTGATCGCCGGCAAAGACAAAGGTAAGCGCGGTAAGGTGCTTAAGGTTCTCGCTAACAACCGTCTGGTTATTGGCGGTCTGAACCTGGTTAAGCGTCATACCAAGCCTAACCCGATGTCGGGCGTACAAGGCGGTATCGTCGAAAAAGAAGCTCCACTGGACGCTTCTAACGTCGCCATTTTCAACGGCGAAACCAACAAGGCTGACCGCGTTGGTTTCAAAGTAGAAGACGGCAAGAAAATTCGTGTCTTCAAGTCGACCCAAAAAGCGGTTGATGCTTGA
- the rplN gene encoding 50S ribosomal protein L14, which produces MIQTQSMLDVADNSGARRVMCIKVLGGSHRRYAGIGDIIKVTVKEAIPRGKVKKGQVMTAVVVRTRHGVRRADGSIIRFDGNAAVLLNNKQEPIGTRIFGPVTRELRTEKFMKIVSLAPEVL; this is translated from the coding sequence ATGATTCAGACTCAATCCATGCTCGATGTGGCCGATAACAGCGGCGCTCGCCGCGTTATGTGCATCAAGGTGCTGGGTGGCTCCCATCGTCGTTACGCTGGTATCGGTGACATCATCAAAGTTACCGTGAAGGAAGCAATTCCTCGCGGTAAAGTGAAAAAAGGCCAAGTGATGACTGCTGTTGTAGTCCGCACTCGTCACGGCGTACGTCGTGCAGATGGCTCCATTATCCGCTTTGATGGCAACGCTGCTGTTCTTCTGAACAACAAGCAAGAGCCGATCGGCACCCGTATCTTTGGGCCAGTGACCCGTGAACTTCGTACTGAGAAGTTCATGAAAATCGTCTCGCTCGCCCCAGAAGTGCTGTAA
- the rpsQ gene encoding 30S ribosomal protein S17, producing MAEAEKTVRTLTGRVVSDKMDKTITVLIERRVKHPIYGKYVKRSTKLHAHDETNQCHIGDKVTIRETRPLAKTKSWALVDVLERAVEV from the coding sequence ATGGCTGAAGCCGAAAAAACCGTCCGTACGCTGACTGGCCGTGTTGTCAGCGACAAAATGGACAAGACCATCACCGTTCTGATCGAGCGTCGCGTAAAGCACCCGATCTACGGTAAATACGTTAAGCGTTCGACTAAGCTGCACGCGCACGACGAAACCAATCAGTGCCACATCGGCGACAAAGTCACTATTCGTGAAACTCGTCCGCTGGCCAAGACCAAGTCTTGGGCACTGGTTGATGTTCTCGAACGCGCTGTGGAAGTCTAA
- the rpmC gene encoding 50S ribosomal protein L29, with protein sequence MKANELREKDAPQLNEQLLGLLRDQFNLRMQKATGQLGQSHLLRQVKRDIARVKTVLKQQAGK encoded by the coding sequence ATGAAAGCGAACGAACTTCGTGAAAAAGACGCGCCGCAGCTTAACGAGCAACTGCTCGGCCTGCTGCGCGACCAGTTCAATCTGCGCATGCAGAAAGCAACTGGCCAGTTGGGGCAGTCTCACCTGCTCCGGCAAGTTAAGCGTGACATCGCTCGCGTGAAGACTGTGCTCAAACAGCAGGCAGGTAAGTAA
- the rplP gene encoding 50S ribosomal protein L16, with protein MLQPKRTKFRKQMTGHNRGLAQRGSKVSFGEFALKSVARGRLTARQIESARRALTRHVKRGGKIWIRVFPDKPISKKPLEVRMGKGKGSVEYWVAQIQPGKVLYEIEGVSEELAREAFALAAAKLPLATAFVKRTVM; from the coding sequence ATGTTGCAACCAAAGCGTACGAAGTTCCGCAAGCAGATGACAGGCCACAACCGTGGTCTGGCTCAGCGCGGTAGCAAAGTCAGCTTCGGCGAGTTCGCGCTGAAGTCTGTAGCTCGTGGTCGTCTCACCGCTCGTCAGATCGAGTCAGCGCGTCGTGCACTGACCCGTCACGTTAAACGTGGCGGCAAGATCTGGATCCGTGTATTCCCGGACAAGCCTATTTCCAAAAAGCCCCTCGAAGTTCGGATGGGTAAAGGTAAGGGTAGTGTGGAGTACTGGGTTGCCCAGATTCAGCCAGGCAAAGTCCTGTATGAAATCGAGGGCGTTTCTGAAGAGCTGGCGCGTGAGGCTTTTGCCCTGGCTGCTGCAAAGCTGCCGCTCGCCACCGCTTTTGTTAAACGGACGGTGATGTGA
- the rpsC gene encoding 30S ribosomal protein S3, translating to MGQKVHPIGIRLGIVKEHTSVWYADGRTYADYLFADLKVREYLQDKLKSASVSRIDIHRPAQTARITIHTARPGIVIGKKGEDVEKLRQDLTKQMGVPVHINIEEIRKPELDGMLVAQSVAQQLERRVMFRRAMKRAVQNAMRIGAKGIKIQVSGRLGGAEIARTEWYREGRVPLHTLRADIDYANYEAHTTYGVIGVKVWIFKGEVIGGRQEELKPQAPAPRKKAAK from the coding sequence ATGGGTCAGAAAGTACATCCCATTGGCATTCGCCTGGGAATCGTCAAGGAGCACACCTCCGTCTGGTACGCAGACGGTCGGACTTATGCGGACTATTTGTTCGCTGATCTGAAGGTGCGTGAGTATCTCCAAGACAAACTAAAAAGCGCGTCCGTAAGCCGTATCGATATCCATCGTCCGGCTCAAACTGCACGTATCACCATCCACACCGCTCGTCCAGGTATCGTTATCGGGAAGAAAGGTGAAGATGTTGAGAAACTGCGTCAGGACCTGACCAAACAAATGGGTGTGCCTGTGCACATCAATATCGAAGAAATCCGCAAGCCGGAACTCGACGGTATGTTGGTTGCGCAGAGCGTAGCTCAGCAGCTGGAGCGTCGCGTAATGTTCCGTCGCGCTATGAAGCGCGCTGTACAGAACGCCATGCGCATTGGTGCCAAAGGCATCAAAATCCAAGTGAGCGGTCGTCTCGGCGGTGCTGAAATCGCACGTACTGAATGGTATCGCGAAGGTCGTGTGCCACTGCACACCCTGCGTGCCGACATCGACTATGCCAACTACGAAGCTCACACCACTTACGGTGTGATCGGTGTAAAGGTTTGGATCTTCAAAGGCGAAGTAATTGGTGGTCGCCAAGAAGAACTGAAACCACAAGCACCAGCGCCTCGTAAAAAAGCTGCTAAGTAA
- the rplV gene encoding 50S ribosomal protein L22 — protein sequence MEVAAKLSGARISAQKARLVADQIRGKKVGEALNLLAFSSKKAAEIMKKVLESAVANAEHNEGADVDDLKVSTVFVNEGRSLKRIMPRAKGRADRIVKRSCHITVKVADK from the coding sequence ATGGAAGTAGCCGCTAAGTTGTCGGGCGCTCGAATCTCCGCCCAGAAAGCCCGCTTGGTCGCCGACCAGATCCGCGGGAAGAAGGTGGGCGAAGCGCTCAACCTGTTGGCTTTCAGCAGTAAGAAAGCCGCCGAGATCATGAAGAAAGTGCTGGAGTCGGCCGTAGCCAACGCCGAGCATAACGAAGGCGCAGACGTTGATGACCTTAAAGTCAGCACCGTTTTCGTCAACGAAGGGCGTTCGCTGAAGCGAATCATGCCACGTGCCAAAGGCCGTGCTGATCGCATCGTCAAGCGGTCTTGCCATATCACTGTCAAGGTTGCTGACAAGTAA
- the rpsS gene encoding 30S ribosomal protein S19, with product MPRSLKKGPFIDLHLLKKIEVAAEKNDRKPVKTWSRRSMILPQMVGLTIAVHNGRQHVPVLVNEDMVGHKLGEFAGTRTYRGHVADKKAKR from the coding sequence GTGCCACGTTCTCTGAAAAAAGGTCCTTTTATTGATCTTCACCTACTGAAGAAGATCGAAGTGGCGGCGGAAAAGAACGATCGCAAACCAGTGAAAACCTGGTCGCGTCGTTCGATGATCCTGCCACAAATGGTCGGTCTGACCATTGCAGTGCATAACGGTCGTCAACATGTTCCAGTTCTCGTGAACGAAGACATGGTCGGCCACAAACTGGGCGAGTTTGCCGGTACCCGCACATATCGTGGGCACGTGGCAGACAAGAAAGCCAAGCGTTAA
- the rplB gene encoding 50S ribosomal protein L2 has translation MAIVKCKPTSPGRRFVVKVVNQELHKGAPHAPLLEKKSKTGGRNNNGRITTRHIGGGHKQHYRLVDFRRNDKDGIAATVERIEYDPNRTAHIALLLYADGERRYIIAPKGVSAGDQLIAGALAPIKPGNALQLRNIPVGSTVHGIELKPGKGAQIARSAGASAQLIAREGVYVTLRLRSGEMRKVLAECRATLGEVSNSEHSLRSLGKAGAKRWRGVRPTVRGVAMNPVDHPHGGGEGRTSGGRHPVSPWGFPTKGAKTRGNKRTDKMIVRRRK, from the coding sequence ATGGCAATCGTTAAATGCAAACCGACTTCCCCTGGCCGCCGTTTTGTGGTCAAGGTGGTCAACCAGGAGCTGCATAAAGGCGCTCCTCACGCACCGCTGCTCGAGAAAAAATCGAAGACTGGTGGTCGTAACAACAATGGTCGTATTACCACTCGTCACATCGGTGGTGGCCATAAGCAGCATTATCGTCTGGTCGATTTCCGTCGCAATGACAAAGATGGCATCGCTGCCACTGTCGAGCGTATCGAATACGATCCAAACCGTACTGCTCACATCGCTCTGCTGCTGTACGCAGATGGCGAGCGTCGCTACATCATCGCGCCTAAAGGCGTGAGTGCTGGCGACCAGCTGATCGCAGGTGCTCTGGCACCGATCAAGCCGGGCAACGCTCTGCAACTGCGTAACATTCCAGTTGGTAGCACCGTACACGGCATCGAATTGAAGCCAGGTAAAGGCGCGCAAATCGCTCGTTCCGCTGGTGCTTCGGCTCAGCTGATCGCTCGTGAAGGTGTCTACGTGACCCTGCGTCTGCGTTCTGGTGAGATGCGTAAAGTGCTGGCTGAATGCCGCGCGACCCTGGGTGAAGTCTCGAACTCCGAGCACAGCCTGCGTTCGCTGGGTAAAGCTGGTGCCAAACGCTGGCGTGGCGTTCGCCCAACCGTTCGTGGTGTTGCCATGAACCCGGTTGACCACCCACATGGTGGTGGTGAAGGTCGTACCTCTGGTGGTCGTCATCCGGTATCGCCATGGGGCTTCCCGACTAAGGGCGCGAAGACTCGTGGTAATAAGCGTACCGACAAAATGATCGTCCGTCGTCGCAAGTAA